The Magnetospirillum sp. genome includes a region encoding these proteins:
- a CDS encoding NUDIX hydrolase: MTASLAVSIKGVLAIDGRFCLLRNARNEWELPGGRPEPDEEPQAACVREIAEELGLDAEISHILDSWRYRVLPDRNVLIVTYACRPLAGVRPRTSDEHVEYGLFAAAEIDALVMPAGYKASIRRYLESPPRG; encoded by the coding sequence GTGACGGCTTCCCTCGCCGTCTCGATCAAGGGCGTGCTCGCGATCGACGGGCGCTTTTGCCTGCTGCGCAATGCGCGCAACGAATGGGAATTGCCGGGCGGCCGTCCGGAGCCGGACGAAGAACCGCAAGCCGCGTGCGTGCGCGAGATTGCCGAAGAGCTCGGCCTCGATGCCGAAATTTCGCACATCCTCGACAGCTGGCGCTATCGCGTGCTGCCCGACCGCAACGTGCTGATCGTGACCTATGCCTGCCGTCCGCTCGCAGGCGTGCGCCCACGCACCAGCGACGAGCATGTCGAATACGGTCTGTTCGCCGCCGCCGAGATCGACGCGCTTGTCATGCCCGCAGGCTACAAGGCCTCGATCCGGCGCTATCTCGAATCGCCGCCGCGCGGTTAG